The Nakaseomyces glabratus chromosome B, complete sequence genome includes the window GCACTGGCAGcaaatgatgataatggTGCAAGAACATCAATGTCGATCTTTCTGGAGTAAGTTTGACCAGTGACTGGATAAACAGTGTCAAAGCCTAGAAGTTCAGTAACTCTTTcatcaagttcttcaactttGTCATGATTACCGTGAAATAGGGCCAAGAATGACGCTTGTGTACCAGTGGTACCTTTAACACCACGCAAACCAATATCATTTCTAgctctttcaaagtttcTCAAATCCCATAGTAGTTCTTGGATCCATAGAGTTGCTCTCTTACCCAAAGTAGTTAATTGAGCTGGTTGGAAGTGAGTCCAACCCAGAACTGGTAAGTCCTTGTACTCTAGAGCAAATTTAGCTAAACGGTTGATAACATTGACGAGTTTTGGAATAACAATATCGTATGCATCTCTTAGGAAGATTAAATCGGCATTGTCTGTGACAAAACAAGAAGTGGCACCCAAGTGGATGATACCAGCCGCAGCAGGACATGTTTCACCAAATGTATGAACATGGGCCATAACATCATGCCTGACAATAGCTTCTTGTTCACTAGCCTTGgcaatttcttcatctgtAATTTCCAAGTGGGCCTTCATTTGTTCAATGGCCTCATCTGTAATGACATCAAGACCTAATTCCTTTTCAGCAATGGCTAGATTCAACCATAACTTTCTCCATGTAGAGAACCTGTTTCTCAAAGAGAAAACAGCAGACATCTCCTTAGAAGCATATCTGGACGATAGTGGGGTAGCGTACTTATCAAACTCAGACATTTTCAATAGTAAATtccttttattattattccaATAATCAAGTTAATGGGAGATTATGGTGTAAGAATAGCAAATTTGACTGCAACTTCGAACACAATGATAAAAACGGTGCCGATGATTTACTTGTAACCGTAAGTAAAAACTAATCAAACTctatgaagaaattgagtTTCTTACAAGTAGACTAATTGCAAATAGAATACAGAGCCTATATATAAGAGTTTGGAATTGAATAATGAAGAGTTAAAGAGAGTAATAGATTAATATTAGAAAGATCCAGataaattaattaaaagATAGAAAGTAAATGATGAGCTAATACTACAAATTGCTAATGCTACAACGAAGTTTACCCAATGAGACACACTGTAAATGTTAGGGTGGGGCcttcaaaaaattaaaacgAGTAcgaaatgaaaaataaaggatAATTTAAATTGCATTAATGGATGAAATTTCGCAGAAGTAGAAATTAAGGCAAAAGACTGAGCAAGTTTGAGTAGAGAAACTACTGCACAATGATTGGCATTGTTACTTTAGAACCTGACTCTGTCAACAGTACTTTGGaacaaaattatcaaaaattccaagtgaaaaaaaatggtccaaaaaaaaaaaaaatgatatgATGAGCAAGCATAGGATTCAAGTGATGAGCTCCGATTGTGAGTGCCATCGTCCTGCATTACGGCTAAGAAGCATGCATAAATCCATTGTAATAGAAATCAAGTTAAGTACTTTCTGCCAAACGATGAGACATGAATGATGCTGAAGGCCTCAATGAGTGTAATGATGTATGAAATAACTGCGTTACTgaatcatcttcatcctttTTTGTGGTTTgtgcttcttctttatcaaattcCTCCTCTTCCACTTGTTCGATGATGTTTCTCgtatttcttttgcttctttttCGAATCACGGGTATTACTTCCTCAAATTCCTCATAATCTAACCCATCTTTAGATGAATTTGTTAAGGTGTTCATCGATAGTGTTCTTACAATACCGGAATCCATGAGACGCTCATTGATGCTAACACTAGGACCAGTAAACCAAAGTATCTCTTCCTTTGTCCTTTTCCTCGGCATTAAGGCATCCTCTTTCTGTCTTCTGCTTTGGTTAGATATATCGGATGTTTGCAACACACCAGTATTTTTAGTGATTGACAGCGGAAGTACGTATGAATGTGGCAAGGATACTATCTGTTGCCCAAGGCGAGTATGCTTACTAGCTTCATTGGCTATTTTGTCTGCAATTGTAGCGTGGCTGTATTTGGCCGCTTCTAAATTATGTGTGATTTCACGTTGTCGTTGATTTGCAACAAACTGTGCCACATGTCTAGAGTGAAGATCGGATATATTGAGAGGTCgatttgttttgtttaGATTGGGTATTGGGACATTTTCCTTTGCCAGTGAAAACGGCAGCGATGCACTTTCATTATTGTTAAATTGATAGTTATTCTCAATGTGATTATCTCTCATTGTGTTTAGTTTTGTATGGGAAGGAGTCATACGAGCAAGATTTCCCATTCCACCACTTACAATAATCGTTCCCATATCATTGTCAATCTTACCCTCAAGTCTATCTTTAGGATCGTTAGGTCTAATAATATGCTTAGGACAATCGTCAGAAGTAGAGTACTCACCTAAATCGTCTCTATCTAGTTTTGAACGCATATAGACACCTCCCACAATTGGTGGAGCATTAGGAACACCTAATGTAGGATCTGGTACTGGGTCCCTAGTTGTTGAGTTTGGAGGTAGAAGATGTCTTATCGGTGACGGAAATTTAAAGAATTTCCTACCTGTAACAGGAATTGTTTGCTCCTCCACATCACGTATTTCCTCTGGCAAGCACGCTCTCCATGTCCTAATTTTGTTGAAAGCCTTGTCAGATTCATTATACCTATACTCACAAACAAACAGAGGACCATCAATATTGATATCTGGGTCTCCTCTTTGGTACCTGGTGAAATGTACGACATAGCATTTACCCTGTATATCAGAAACTTTATGATCTCTATACTGTCCAGATTTAACTACTTCGGTCTTATAGAATAATCTATCAACTCTGTGAACAGTTTGTTCTGGTCTATAATACCAGCATGCATTAAGCCATTTAGTACCTGATGTTCCCTCACTCCAAAACTTGAATATCTGTCCTACGATTGGCTTAGATTCatcatttctatttttgaGAAGAACCCAATCACCAACTTGATATGTTATGCCATTTACAATGACTTCATCTAATGGACATCGAAATTCTCCTTCGGGCATGTAATCGGTATCTGGCCTAGACAACTCAAATTGTGCTAGCTCGTTAAaagatttttcaaatttgaaagagcGCTTCAGCTCATTTggattatttttgttgtatGTTCTATAATTTGAAAGCATTAGTTTGATATCATTATGAAACCCCTCAAAGtc containing:
- the ADE13 gene encoding adenylosuccinase ADE13 (CAGL0B02794g~Ortholog(s) have (S)-2-(5-amino-1-(5-phospho-D-ribosyl)imidazole-4-carboxamido)succinate AMP-lyase (fumarate-forming) activity, N6-(1,2-dicarboxyethyl)AMP AMP-lyase (fumarate-forming) activity), with protein sequence MSEFDKYATPLSSRYASKEMSAVFSLRNRFSTWRKLWLNLAIAEKELGLDVITDEAIEQMKAHLEITDEEIAKASEQEAIVRHDVMAHVHTFGETCPAAAGIIHLGATSCFVTDNADLIFLRDAYDIVIPKLVNVINRLAKFALEYKDLPVLGWTHFQPAQLTTLGKRATLWIQELLWDLRNFERARNDIGLRGVKGTTGTQASFLALFHGNHDKVEELDERVTELLGFDTVYPVTGQTYSRKIDIDVLAPLSSFAASAHKMATDIRLLANLKEVEEPFEKSQIGSSAMAYKRNPMRCERVCSLARHLGSLFSDAVQTASVQWFERTLDDSAIRRISLPSAFLTTDILLTTILNISSGLVVYPKVIERRIKSELPFMATENIIMAMVEKGASRQEVHEEIRVLSHQAAAVVKEQGGDNDLIERVKANEFFKPIWNELDQLLDPSTFVGRAPQQTEKFVGKDVKNALQPFQKYINDAEVKLNV
- the RSC2 gene encoding Rsc2p (CAGL0B02816g~Ortholog(s) have DNA translocase activity), producing MANTKELQENLRPEYLRLYNVINEENVNISPVFTVLPPRKDYPDYYDVIKKPISINTLKKRLTTYTNAQQFMDDLVHIPWNAKVYNTKESEIYKYALTLEKFINETVYPNLKKKYPKLELPYLGPTPDEPGYQEFQEKLLIKEKEKQEELERKERLEKEAKSHKVLIRTRKTSNKEGYTTDSYDSNNEVHTETGDDDHYTDYGKGDDDDEYTDSGRRYKQRRVHAKFSPSPSGTPHPLGLRHSEKPVKKYVKRGRPPIIDLPYVQRMKNVLKVIRKEVDERRRSLLDSFEKIPDRNYNPQYYSIISNPISLDEIRKKVKTRKYKDFEGFHNDIKLMLSNYRTYNKNNPNELKRSFKFEKSFNELAQFELSRPDTDYMPEGEFRCPLDEVIVNGITYQVGDWVLLKNRNDESKPIVGQIFKFWSEGTSGTKWLNACWYYRPEQTVHRVDRLFYKTEVVKSGQYRDHKVSDIQGKCYVVHFTRYQRGDPDINIDGPLFVCEYRYNESDKAFNKIRTWRACLPEEIRDVEEQTIPVTGRKFFKFPSPIRHLLPPNSTTRDPVPDPTLGVPNAPPIVGGVYMRSKLDRDDLGEYSTSDDCPKHIIRPNDPKDRLEGKIDNDMGTIIVSGGMGNLARMTPSHTKLNTMRDNHIENNYQFNNNESASLPFSLAKENVPIPNLNKTNRPLNISDLHSRHVAQFVANQRQREITHNLEAAKYSHATIADKIANEASKHTRLGQQIVSLPHSYVLPLSITKNTGVLQTSDISNQSRRQKEDALMPRKRTKEEILWFTGPSVSINERLMDSGIVRTLSMNTLTNSSKDGLDYEEFEEVIPVIRKRSKRNTRNIIEQVEEEEFDKEEAQTTKKDEDDSVTQLFHTSLHSLRPSASFMSHRLAEST